From the genome of Colletotrichum higginsianum IMI 349063 chromosome 4, whole genome shotgun sequence, one region includes:
- a CDS encoding Subtilase — MVRATAFLAAMLPAALAAPFSLGGSSTSDSGTFMGVPISNLNALDLIPNKYIVVYNSSFDDDAITSKMSSFAASIKKRNIGKRSLDGRSLSTSTRNFKMNNWRATVMEADDTMIMSVMNAEEVAYVEQDAKVKLSATVSQTNAPPGLVRMSHAAAGETGYVFDQTGGDGITAYIVDTGILTTHSEFQGRATFGANFVNNVDTDENGHGSHVAGTVAGQTFGVAKNANLVAVKVLDGDGAGSNSGVLDGMQFIIDDVAAKNLTGKAVMNMSLGGSASAAVNRAIQALNNAGVVPVVAAGNENQDAANTSPASAPNAITVGAIDARNDRKASFSNFGAAVDIFAPGVNILSVGISSNTATNTLSGTSMASPHVAGLAAYLMSLENLNTVKAVTDRMLSLAEASGASVQRNTAGTTNLIANNGQL; from the exons ATGGTTCGCGCCACCGCCTTCCTCGCAGCCATGCTGCCCGCTGCTCTCGCCGCCCCCTTCAGCCTAGGTGGCAGCTCGACCTCCGACTCTGGTACCTTCATGGGCGTCCCCATCTCCAACCTGAACGCCCTCGACCTGATCCCCAACAAGTACATCGTTGTCTACAACAGcagcttcgacgacgacgccatcacCTCTAAGATGtcctccttcgccgcctccatcAAGAAGCGCAACATCGGCAAGCGTTCCCTCGACGGCCGTTCTCTGAGCACCTCGACCCGCAACTTCAAGATGAACAACTGGCGAGCCACCGTCATGGAGGCCGACGACACCATGATCATGAGCGTCATgaacgccgaggaggtcgcctACGTCGAGCAAGACGCCAAGGTCAAGCTGTCCGCCACTGTTTCCCAGACCAACGCGCCccccggcctcgtccgcaTGTCTCACGCCGCTGCTGGTGAAACGGGCTACGTCTTCGACCAGACTGGCGGAGACGGCATCACCGCTTACATTGTCGATACGGGCATCTTGACTACTCACTCCGAGTTTCAGGGTCGCGCGACCTTTGGTGCCAACTTCGTCAACAACGTG GACACCGATGAGAATGGCCACGGCTCTCACGTCGCTGGCACTGTTGCTGGCCAGACCTTTGGTGTTGCCAAGAACGCCAACCTCGTTGCCGTTaaggtcctcgacggcgatggtgcTGGTTCTAACTCTGGCGTCCTCGATGGCATGCAATTCA TCATTGACGACGTCGCTGCCAAGAACCTAACTGGCAAGGCCGTTATGAACATGTCTCTCGGAGGCTctgcctcggccgccgtcaaccGCGCCATCCAGGCCCTCAACAACGCCGGtgtcgtccccgtcgtcgccgccggtaACGAGAACCAGGATGCCGCCAAcacgtcgcccgcctcggcaCCCAACGCCatcaccgtcggcgccatcgatGCCCGTAACGACCGCAaggcctccttctccaacttcggcgccgccgtcgacatctTCGCCCCCGGTGTCAACATCCTCTCGGTCGGCATCTCCTCCAACACTGCCACCAACACCCTCTCTGGAACCTCGATGGCCTCTCcccacgtcgccggccttgccgcctaCTTGATGAGCCTCGAGAACCTCAACACTGTCAAGGCCGTCACCGACCGTATGCTGTCCCTCGCTGAGGCTTCTGGGGCCTCGGTCCAGCGCAACACGGCCGGCACCACCAACCTGATCGCCAACAACGGCCAGCTCTAG